One region of Mus musculus strain C57BL/6J chromosome 3, GRCm38.p6 C57BL/6J genomic DNA includes:
- the Ghsr gene encoding growth hormone secretagogue receptor type 1, with product MWNATPSEEPEPNVTLDLDWDASPGNDSLSDELLPLFPAPLLAGVTATCVALFVVGISGNLLTMLVVSRFRELRTTTNLYLSSMAFSDLLIFLCMPLDLVRLWQYRPWNFGDLLCKLFQFVSESCTYATVLTITALSVERYFAICFPLRAKVVVTKGRVKLVILVIWAVAFCSAGPIFVLVGVEHENGTDPRDTNECRATEFAVRSGLLTVMVWVSSVFFFLPVFCLTVLYSLIGRKLWRRRGDAAVGSSLRDQNHKQTVKMLAVVVFAFILCWLPFHVGRYLFSKSFEPGSLEIAQISQYCNLVSFVLFYLSAAINPILYNIMSKKYRVAVFKLLGFESFSQRKLSTLKDESSRAWTKSSINT from the exons ATGTGGAACGCGACGCCCAGCGAGGAGCCGGAGCCTAACGTCACGCTGGACCTGGACTGGGACGCTTCTCCCGGCAACGACTCACTCTCTGACGAACTGCTGCCACTGTTCCCCGCGCCGCTGCTGGCGGGCGTCACTGCCACCTGCGTGGCGCTCTTCGTGGTGGGCATCTCGGGCAACCTGCTCACCATGCTGGTGGTGTCCCGCTTCCGCGAGCTGCGCACCACCACCAACCTCTACCTATCCAGCATGGCCTTCTCCGATCTGCTCATCTTCCTGTGCATGCCGCTGGACCTCGTCCGCCTCTGGCAGTATCGGCCCTGGAACTTCGGCGACCTGCTCTGCAAACTCTTCCAGTTTGTCAGCGAGAGCTGCACCTACGCCACGGTCCTCACCATCACCGCGCTGAGCGTCGAGCGCTACTTCGCCATCTGCTTCCCGCTGCGGGCCAAGGTGGTGGTCACCAAGGGCCGTGTGAAGCTGGTCATCCTTGTCATTTGGGCCGTGGCCTTCTGCAGCGCGGGGCCCATCTTCGTGCTGGTGGGCGTGGAGCACGAGAACGGCACAGATCCCCGGGACACCAACGAGTGCCGCGCCACCGAGTTCGCTGTGCGCTCTGGGCTGCTCACCGTGATGGTATGGGTGTCGAGCGTCTTCTTCTTCCTGCCGGTCTTCTGCCTCACTGTGCTCTACAGTCTCATCGGGAGGAAGCTGTGGCGGAGGCGCGGCGACGCGGCGGTGGGCTCCTCGCTCAGGGACCAGAACCACAAACAGACAGTGAAGATGCTTG CTGTGGTGGTGTTTGCTTTCATCCTCTGCTGGCTGCCCTTCCACGTGGGAAGATATCTGTTTTCCAAGTCTTTCGAGCCTGGCTCTCTGGAGATCGCGCAGATCAGTCAGTACTGCAACCTGGTGTCCTTTGTCCTCTTCTACCTCAGCGCTGCCATCAACCCCATTCTCTACAACATCATGTCCAAGAAGTACCGGGTGGCCGTGTTCAAACTTCTAGGATTTGAATCCTTCTCCCAGAGAAAGCTTTCCACTCTGAAGGATGAGAGTTCCCGGGCCTGGACAAAGTCGAGCATCAATACATGA
- the Ghsr gene encoding growth hormone secretagogue receptor type 1 isoform X1, with protein sequence MFAPPFHLLLGFFSLLSSPSILPAARAHSSPHAAPRPAPTLPRLGGPPQGTRFPRGCDPKPGNMWNATPSEEPEPNVTLDLDWDASPGNDSLSDELLPLFPAPLLAGVTATCVALFVVGISGNLLTMLVVSRFRELRTTTNLYLSSMAFSDLLIFLCMPLDLVRLWQYRPWNFGDLLCKLFQFVSESCTYATVLTITALSVERYFAICFPLRAKVVVTKGRVKLVILVIWAVAFCSAGPIFVLVGVEHENGTDPRDTNECRATEFAVRSGLLTVMVWVSSVFFFLPVFCLTVLYSLIGRKLWRRRGDAAVGSSLRDQNHKQTVKMLAVVVFAFILCWLPFHVGRYLFSKSFEPGSLEIAQISQYCNLVSFVLFYLSAAINPILYNIMSKKYRVAVFKLLGFESFSQRKLSTLKDESSRAWTKSSINT encoded by the exons ATGTTCGCACCCCCATTCCACCTTCTCCTAGGCTTCTTCTCACTTCTCTCTTCCCCAAGCATCCTTCCTGCTGCTCGCGCCCATTCCTCCCCCCACGCCGCCCCCCGCCCGGCCCCCACTCTTCCGCGCCTAGGAGGACCTCCTCAGGGGACCAGATTTCCGCGCGGCTGCGACCCCAAGCCTGGCAACATGTGGAACGCGACGCCCAGCGAGGAGCCGGAGCCTAACGTCACGCTGGACCTGGACTGGGACGCTTCTCCCGGCAACGACTCACTCTCTGACGAACTGCTGCCACTGTTCCCCGCGCCGCTGCTGGCGGGCGTCACTGCCACCTGCGTGGCGCTCTTCGTGGTGGGCATCTCGGGCAACCTGCTCACCATGCTGGTGGTGTCCCGCTTCCGCGAGCTGCGCACCACCACCAACCTCTACCTATCCAGCATGGCCTTCTCCGATCTGCTCATCTTCCTGTGCATGCCGCTGGACCTCGTCCGCCTCTGGCAGTATCGGCCCTGGAACTTCGGCGACCTGCTCTGCAAACTCTTCCAGTTTGTCAGCGAGAGCTGCACCTACGCCACGGTCCTCACCATCACCGCGCTGAGCGTCGAGCGCTACTTCGCCATCTGCTTCCCGCTGCGGGCCAAGGTGGTGGTCACCAAGGGCCGTGTGAAGCTGGTCATCCTTGTCATTTGGGCCGTGGCCTTCTGCAGCGCGGGGCCCATCTTCGTGCTGGTGGGCGTGGAGCACGAGAACGGCACAGATCCCCGGGACACCAACGAGTGCCGCGCCACCGAGTTCGCTGTGCGCTCTGGGCTGCTCACCGTGATGGTATGGGTGTCGAGCGTCTTCTTCTTCCTGCCGGTCTTCTGCCTCACTGTGCTCTACAGTCTCATCGGGAGGAAGCTGTGGCGGAGGCGCGGCGACGCGGCGGTGGGCTCCTCGCTCAGGGACCAGAACCACAAACAGACAGTGAAGATGCTTG CTGTGGTGGTGTTTGCTTTCATCCTCTGCTGGCTGCCCTTCCACGTGGGAAGATATCTGTTTTCCAAGTCTTTCGAGCCTGGCTCTCTGGAGATCGCGCAGATCAGTCAGTACTGCAACCTGGTGTCCTTTGTCCTCTTCTACCTCAGCGCTGCCATCAACCCCATTCTCTACAACATCATGTCCAAGAAGTACCGGGTGGCCGTGTTCAAACTTCTAGGATTTGAATCCTTCTCCCAGAGAAAGCTTTCCACTCTGAAGGATGAGAGTTCCCGGGCCTGGACAAAGTCGAGCATCAATACATGA